In the genome of Halobacterium noricense, one region contains:
- a CDS encoding transcription initiation factor IIB: MPTSDIYARGFDEDVQTDGNQCPECGGRVATNVQETVCKDCGLIVDEQRIDHGPEWRPSDADDKKRTGGPLMVARHDRGLSTEIGKHTDAAGNTLSGRKRRQLARLRREQSRGRFQSKAERNLAHGLGEVRRISSALGLSETLRDQACQLFRSAQNEDLLRGRSIEAIAAASVYGACRCTGRSQTLDDVAVPARVAQSRVKNAYQTLNAELGLPAKPVQPSAFVPRLVSELACPDEVRRQARMLAERAEAAGVTDGVHPAGFAAACLYEALCECGRHPLKTRVAEVADVCVSTVRTHQQTIISLTAE; the protein is encoded by the coding sequence ATGCCAACGAGTGACATCTACGCGCGTGGCTTCGACGAGGACGTACAGACTGATGGCAACCAGTGCCCGGAGTGCGGTGGCCGCGTCGCAACGAACGTCCAGGAGACGGTCTGTAAGGACTGTGGGCTCATCGTCGACGAGCAGCGCATCGACCACGGGCCGGAGTGGCGACCGAGCGACGCGGACGACAAAAAGCGGACTGGCGGGCCACTCATGGTGGCGCGCCACGACCGTGGGCTGTCGACGGAAATCGGGAAACACACTGACGCGGCGGGGAACACGCTCTCGGGGCGGAAGCGCCGACAACTCGCTCGGCTGCGCCGCGAGCAGTCCCGGGGACGGTTTCAGTCGAAAGCCGAGCGGAACCTCGCACACGGCCTGGGAGAAGTGCGGCGAATCAGTAGCGCGCTGGGCCTCTCGGAGACGCTCCGTGACCAAGCGTGTCAGCTGTTCCGGAGTGCGCAGAACGAGGACCTCCTGCGAGGGCGGTCGATCGAAGCGATCGCCGCGGCGAGTGTCTACGGCGCGTGTCGCTGTACTGGCCGGTCGCAGACGCTGGACGATGTGGCGGTCCCGGCGCGCGTCGCGCAGTCCCGCGTGAAGAACGCGTATCAGACACTGAACGCAGAGCTTGGCTTACCGGCGAAGCCAGTGCAACCGAGCGCGTTCGTGCCGCGGCTCGTCTCCGAGCTCGCGTGTCCGGACGAGGTTCGCCGACAGGCGCGGATGCTCGCGGAACGTGCAGAAGCGGCTGGCGTGACTGACGGTGTGCATCCCGCTGGCTTCGCGGCGGCGTGCCTCTACGAGGCGCTATGCGAGTGTGGACGCCACCCGTTGAAGACGAGGGTCGCGGAGGTGGCGGACGTCTGTGTGTCGACGGTTCGGACGCATCAACAGACAATCATCAGCCTCACCGCAGAGTAG
- a CDS encoding helix-turn-helix domain-containing protein: MSSMEDAADRGQKKELRKEHPSGWLYLTQHDAIPILVDALLDLPPNREFNKTELAEHAGVTRQTVGNYTNLLIEVELIEEVPHTSPRRYRVADSDVVRELFELNSALNNVGGE, encoded by the coding sequence ATGAGCAGCATGGAGGACGCGGCCGACCGTGGCCAGAAGAAGGAGCTCCGCAAGGAACATCCGAGCGGATGGCTCTACCTCACGCAGCACGACGCGATTCCCATCCTTGTAGACGCCCTGCTTGACCTCCCGCCCAACCGCGAGTTCAATAAAACCGAACTCGCAGAGCATGCTGGTGTCACGCGTCAGACGGTCGGGAACTACACTAACCTGCTAATCGAGGTCGAACTCATCGAGGAAGTTCCGCACACGTCCCCACGCCGGTACCGCGTCGCAGACAGTGACGTTGTTCGCGAACTCTTCGAGCTGAACAGCGCGCTCAACAACGTTGGCGGCGAGTAG
- a CDS encoding DUF7567 family protein — MSLEVRDRHSKALFEFLWCPVCGQEVFTHIPFEGVFCKHCNTQVELQESRETRGYEEAVLACFDTDSTWNLHVDEKLRRDLPDGSARVKILGAPGAYKVDWWSPEPDDEWEPVERGEFDDVEEPDEVSHLA; from the coding sequence ATGAGTCTCGAAGTACGTGACCGACACAGTAAAGCACTGTTCGAGTTCCTCTGGTGCCCCGTCTGCGGGCAGGAGGTCTTCACCCACATCCCCTTCGAGGGGGTGTTCTGCAAGCACTGCAACACCCAGGTCGAACTCCAGGAATCCCGGGAGACACGTGGCTACGAGGAGGCCGTCCTCGCCTGCTTCGACACGGACTCAACCTGGAATCTCCACGTCGACGAGAAACTGCGTCGCGATCTGCCTGATGGGTCGGCGCGCGTGAAGATCCTCGGCGCACCGGGCGCCTACAAGGTCGACTGGTGGAGTCCAGAGCCGGACGACGAGTGGGAGCCGGTCGAACGTGGGGAGTTCGACGACGTCGAGGAGCCGGACGAGGTGTCGCATCTGGCGTAG
- a CDS encoding winged helix-turn-helix domain-containing protein: MSGRERVRHVVELLDEPTPVQEIADRADVSRATADDELQRLQSDDWVTETTVDGTKAYDLNPVRMLFDEVTDLIEANSRDELERQLTALKDEQEALATEYNVSSLDEFREQLAAEELSAAELRERRNVAATWEAIDTELGLVKHALQLYDDVLELSSPRTDSPSTFALWSSSSQTE; encoded by the coding sequence ATGAGCGGGCGTGAGCGTGTCCGCCACGTTGTGGAGCTGCTGGACGAGCCAACGCCGGTCCAGGAGATCGCGGACCGGGCAGATGTCTCGCGCGCGACAGCTGACGATGAGCTTCAGCGACTGCAGAGTGACGACTGGGTCACTGAAACGACCGTCGACGGAACGAAAGCCTACGACCTGAACCCCGTGCGAATGCTCTTCGACGAAGTGACGGACCTGATCGAGGCGAACTCGCGCGACGAGCTAGAGCGTCAGCTCACAGCGCTGAAAGACGAACAGGAAGCATTAGCGACGGAGTACAACGTCAGTTCACTCGACGAGTTCCGGGAACAACTCGCTGCCGAAGAACTCTCGGCTGCGGAGCTTCGTGAGCGACGGAATGTCGCCGCTACGTGGGAGGCGATCGATACGGAACTCGGGCTGGTGAAACACGCCCTCCAGCTGTACGATGACGTTCTCGAACTCTCGTCACCGCGGACTGATTCCCCCTCGACATTCGCCTTATGGTCGTCTTCCTCGCAAACCGAGTAA
- a CDS encoding DUF7568 family protein — MPRITNWRRESRSPTLAYRNTEIGARAVMHRAPDSYRYKWRGAILVDGYPVWSRGYETKDATSFRDELRERPAPDLSCPECPNNDVRVGEKTADRAKVQRWYNCPDCGYEAPSRIVYGAER, encoded by the coding sequence ATGCCCAGGATTACCAACTGGCGACGCGAGAGCCGCTCGCCGACGCTCGCGTATCGGAACACCGAGATCGGCGCTCGGGCTGTCATGCATCGAGCCCCGGACTCCTACCGGTACAAATGGCGTGGGGCAATCCTCGTCGACGGCTACCCGGTATGGTCGCGGGGGTACGAGACGAAGGACGCGACGTCGTTCCGTGACGAACTCCGGGAGCGGCCGGCCCCGGACCTCAGCTGCCCGGAGTGTCCGAACAACGACGTTCGCGTCGGCGAGAAAACAGCAGATAGAGCGAAAGTCCAGCGGTGGTACAACTGCCCTGACTGCGGATACGAAGCCCCCTCACGCATCGTCTACGGCGCCGAACGCTGA